The following are from one region of the Rosistilla carotiformis genome:
- a CDS encoding sigma-70 family RNA polymerase sigma factor — protein sequence MQRGDFTKIVLEHQGRIRTFIRMLGAAPDAVDDLAQDAFVIAYERLEMLEDIDQAGPWLRSIARNLVRNEARKSTRRRRVVNTSLTDVMLGLADEPDSDAWTEEWFAALKVCLEKLPQHGRALVDGRYQQGQNASQLADQTDMTPAAVRQALSRFRGLLRQCVETRFQQAGG from the coding sequence ATGCAACGCGGTGACTTCACAAAGATTGTCTTAGAGCACCAAGGCCGCATTCGGACGTTTATCCGGATGTTGGGTGCCGCTCCCGATGCGGTCGACGATCTGGCTCAAGATGCCTTTGTGATCGCGTATGAACGGCTGGAGATGCTCGAAGATATCGATCAGGCAGGTCCCTGGCTGCGTTCGATCGCCCGAAATTTGGTCCGCAACGAAGCTCGGAAATCGACGCGCCGTCGCCGAGTGGTCAACACCTCGCTAACCGACGTGATGCTGGGATTGGCCGACGAGCCCGATTCGGACGCTTGGACCGAGGAGTGGTTTGCGGCGTTGAAGGTCTGCTTGGAAAAGCTGCCTCAACATGGCCGAGCGTTGGTCGACGGCCGGTATCAGCAAGGGCAAAACGCATCCCAGTTGGCCGACCAAACCGACATGACTCCCGCAGCGGTGCGACAAGCGCTGTCGCGATTTCGGGGACTGTTGCGGCAATGCGTAGAAACTCGATTCCAGCAGGCGGGCGGATGA